A stretch of DNA from Paenibacillus albus:
ATCCCGTGGCGGAATATTGTAAAGATTGGAACGGACGTCGTGCTTGTGCGTATTGATGATGCAAAGGTGTACCGTGCGGAAGAGGACGATGTGCAGGTGCGTTAAAGCTTTAGCTTTGTAAGCAGCAGCCTTCCGGGTGGGCCAGAGCGCTCGCAAGGAAGGCTGCTTGCATGGTAAACTGGAATTTGAGGTGAAACAGATGACGAAAGAACCATTTGTACAATCGAGCAATGCACAGAATGAACATACAGCGAAGTTGCCTTCGCTTTTTTTATTGTCTGACTGGACGAACGCGTACGAAGGAGTGACAGCAGGTTTTACAGGGCGTAGCGGCGGCGTAAGCGAAGCGCCTTGGCAATCGCTCAATTGCGGGCTGCATGTCGGAGATGCGGATGAGCATGTCATTCGTAATCGCGAGCTCATCGCGGAAGAGCTTGGCTGGACGTTCGATGCCTGGACCTGTGCGGAGCAGGTGCATGGCAACCACGTTCATGTCGTGCGTGCGGAAGACCGCGGCAAGGGCAAGGACAGTCGGGCAGACGCGCTGCAAGATACGGATGCGCTTATAACGAATGAGAAGAACGTGCTCTTAACCTCGTTCTACGCGGATTGTGTGCCGCTGTATTTCTATGATCCGGTACAACAAGTCGTTGCATTAGCGCATGCTGGCTGGAAAGGCACTGTGCTCGAGATCGCTCTCAAAACAGTCGAAGCGATGGCGGCGAATTTTGGCTGCGAGCCTCGGGCGATACGCGGTGCGATTGGCCCGTCGATTGGAATCTGCTGCTATGAGGTTAATGATGTTGTACTTGATCGCGTGAAACCGATCATCCAGGAGCTGCAGCTGGATGAAGCGGAGCTGGTACAACCGACCACTATAGGCAAGGCTAGGATAAACTTGAAAGAATTGAACCGACAGATTATGATAAAAGCAGGAATTTTGCCGAGCCATATCGAATGTTCAGAGTGGTGTACCGGCTGCTCCACGGATGTCTTCTACTCGCATCGAATGGAAGGCGGCGCTACCGGAAGAATGGCTAGCTGGATCGGTATGAGAGAAGGAGATTTTGAAGCGTGACCCTATTGCAACGAATGGATTATGTAGAGCAACGGCTCGCTGAGGCATGCGCCAGAAGCGGCAGAGAGCGCTCGGAGATCGAACTTATTGCTGTTACCAAGTATGTAGGCGTGCAGCAAACGCAGCAAGTGCTGGGAGCGGGCATCGTTCATTTAGGCGAGAACCGCTGGCAGGATGCATCGGAGAAGTGGAATGCAATTACGGGGACGAATTGGGACGGAAGCTCTGACCATTCGCCAGCCGGACAAGCTGTATGGCATTTTATCGGATCATTGCAAACGAACAAAGTCAAAGATGTCGTCGGGAAATTCACATACATACACTCATTGGACCGGCTATCGCTCGCACAGGCTATTGAACGCCGCGCGGAGCAGCTGGGCATTGTCGTACCTTGCTTTATTCAGGTGAACGTTTCCGGGGAAGATAGCAAGCATGGCCTGCAACCGGAGGAGCTCGGGAATTTCGCTAAAGAGCTTGGCGCATACCCGCATATCAAACCCGTCGGTTTGATGACGATGGCGCCGCTGGACAGCGATGGCGAGCAATCGCGTCCCGTATTTCGGGGTTTACGGCAGCTTAGAGATGAATTAAATCAAAGCGCCGTACTGAGCAAGCCAATAACTGGTTTGTCGATGGGCATGTCTAGTGACTTCGAAGTGGCAGTAGAGGAAGGCGCAACATGGCTAAGACTTGGAACGGTGCTTGTCGGGAAGAGTTAGCTGCACCAAGGGAGCGTTGATGGCGCAGCACATAACCTAACAGAAAGAGGGCGATTCGAAATGATGAACAAGTTCATGAATTTTCTCGGCTTGCAAGACGAAGAAGAAGTCGTAGAACGTGAGCGAGTGGATAACCAGGAAGAGCAAGAAGTTGAAACTTCTCCTTTCGAGGCACGTAAACAAACTGCAAAGGGTAATAATATCGTCAGCATTCATTCCCAGAAGAATGTCCGCGTTATCCTGAACGAGCCGCGTTCCTACGAGGAAGCGCAAGAAATTGCCGACCACCTGCGTTCACATCGCTCGGTCGTTGTCAATTTGCAGCGCGTGCGCTCCGATCAGGCAGTGCGTATTGTTGATTTCTTAAGCGGAACGATCTATGCGCTGAACGGCGGCATTTCTAAGGTTGGTGCAAATATTTTTCTTTGCACACCGGACACGGTGGAAATTCAAGGCGCAATATCCGAGATGCTGGTCGATGAGCAAGACTACAAAAAAATGAGGTGACCGTAAGTTGGACATTGCAGGCTTAATATTAACGCTTTCCCAAATTTACACGTATATGATTATCGCGTACGTCCTGCTATCGTGGCTACCTAGTTTGCGCGAGAGCTTCATCGGCGAACTGCTGAGCAAGCTTGTTGAGCCGTATCTGGCGCCATTCCGCAGATTTATTCCGTCCATTGGCGGAGTAATCGATATCTCGCCGATCGTCGCGCTGTTCGCGCTTCGTTTCGTCGCGCTTGGCTTGATTTCGGTTATTGAAATGATCGTATGAAGAACGAAATCTATGTTCACTTTCACCCGGATGAGCGGGCATTCGTTGACCGAGCTGAGGAATGGGTGGAGCGGGCTGCGAATCTGCATGAAATGAAGAAGACCGATTTTCTTGATCCGAGACAAGCGGAGATCGTAACGATGCTTGTAAATCGGAATCAAGGGGTGCAGCTTAAGCTGTTTGGAGGATATGAAGGCGCTGAACGAAGACGAGCTATTATCGCGCCGGACTATCGTTATCTCGACGATGAGCCCGAAGGAATCGCTTTGATTGAAGTATCCGGCGATACGAAGGGCCATTTGGAGCTCGATCACGGCGACTATCTAGGCGCCTTGCTCGGACTCGGCATTAAGCGTGACCGAGTCGGTGATTTGCACATCCACGAGGAGAAGTGTCATTGTCTCGTTATGGAGGAGATCGCCGATTATATTAATATTCATCTGCGTCAAGTCCACCGCGTTCATGTCCTGACGGAAATTTTGCCGCTTGCGCAGCTGCAGCCGGCAGTGTCTGCCATGGAAGAGATGAACCTGTCGGTGGCTTCTTTGCGTCTAGACGGTATCGCAAGCGACGTTCACCGGATTAGCCGAACGAAGATTGTCGATCCGATTCGCGCCGGCAGATGCCGGGTGAATTGGAGAGTGGAGGAGGATCCGTCCACTCCGCTGGCCGAAGGCGATGTCGTCTCGATGCAGGGGCTCGGGCGTTTTAAAGTGCTTGTTGTTGAAGGATTAACCAAAAAGGGCAGAGTAAGAGTCAAAATCGGCAAATTTATCTAAATGTTTGCAGGAAAATGGCTTCCCTTGTCGAATTGAGAAGTAGACTTATTCTGGAAGGATTAAACGTGTTCACGTTTTTTCCCCTTCGATAACACTCAGGAGGTGCCCCAATGCCGCTCACGCCATTGGACATACATAACAAAGAATTCGGCAGACGTCTTCGCGGATACGACGAGGATGAAGTGAATGAGTTTCTCGATCAAGTCATTAAAGACTATGAAGCGCTCATCCGCGAGAACAAAGAGATCCAGAACCAGGCACTTGCCCTGCAAGAGAAGCTGAATCACTTCGCTAACATTGAAGAGACGCTGAGCAAGACGATTATCGTTGCGCAAGAAGCGGCTGATGAAGTGCGCGGCAACGCGAAGAAGGAAGCGCAGCTGATCGTGAAGGAAGCGGAGAAGAACGCGGACCGCATCATTAACGAATCATTGAGCAAGTCCCGCAAAGTCGCGCTTGAGGTCGAGGAGCTGAAGAAGCAGGCTTCGATCTATCGAGCAAGATTCCGTACGCTCGTGGAAGCGCAGCTTGAGCTGCTCAGCCATGACAGCTGGGATTCGCTGGAAGGACCGCCTTCAACCATTTCTGCGGAGAGCAGCCGCGGTTTTTAAGAAAGTTTTGTTTTGGTTTGACATTTGTAATGGATTGACGTATAAATGGTAATAATCATTCTATATGTGTAATTCGTTGACGAGAACGAGTACGCAAACTATTAGCTCCCCAGAGAGCCGGTCTATGCTGAAAGCCGGTGTGCTGATACTTGCCGAATATCATCTCCGAGAAGCGATGCTGAACCTTATGGACGCCATAAGCAGTAAGCGTTAGCCGGATGTCCACCGTTACAAGGAACTCGGATGCATGCATCCGTGACGAAGGTGCCAAGCGAGCAGGCGTTTATTTTGCTAACTTGGAATTAGGGTGGTAACGCGAGCATTAGTCTCGTCCCTTATTGGGGCGGGGCTTTTTTTATTTTTCTAGAGGAAAAGGGGTATGAGTTATGCAGCGCGTCGATGTGAAGGAGAAGGCAAGAAGCCGCGATATGCGTGTTCTGTCGAAGTGGAAAGAGGAAGATACGTTCAAGCAGTCTATCGTAAATCGGGAGGGTAAGCCGAATTTTGTATTCTATGAAGGTCCTCCGACAGCAAATGGTGCGCCGCACATCGGGCACATGCTTGGCCGTGTCATCAAGGATTTCATCGGACGTTACAAAACGATGGATGGTTACCGAGTTGTACGTAAGGCTGGCTGGGATACGCACGGGCTGCCGGTTGAACTAGGTGTTGAGAAGCAACTGGGCATCTCCGGCAAACAAGAGATCGAGAACTATGGCGTTGAAGCATTCATCAACAAATGTAAAAACAGCGTATTCGAGTACGAGCGTCAATGGCGCGAGCTGACTGAAGCGATCGGCTACTGGACCAACATGGACGATCCATACATCACGCTGAACAATAACTATATCGAGAGTGTTTGGCAGATTCTGTCGACGATTCATGGCAAAGGGCTGCTGTACCGCGGTCACCGCGTAAGCCCGTACTGCCCTTGCTGCCAGACGACGCTTAGCTCGCATGAAGTGGCACAAGGCTACGAAGACGTGAAGGATCTTAGTGCAACGGTGAAGTTCAAGCTTGTTGATTCGAATGAATCCGTGCTTGCATGGACGACGACGCCTTGGACGCTTCCGGCGAACGTGGCGCTTGCTGTCAATCCGAATTTGGAATACGTACGTGTTGCTCAAGGCGGGGAAGTATTTATCGTCGCTAAAGCACTCGCCGAGAGTGTGTTCAAAGGCGAGTACGAGGTTGGCGAGGAGCTGAAAGGCGAAGAGTTGCTTGGTCTCAAATATTCGCCTCCGTTCAAATATGTGGAAGTCGAGAATGGCCACTTTATCATTGGCGGCGACTTCGTCAGCGATACAAGCGGTACAGGTATCGTTCATATTGCTCCCGCACACGGTGACGATGACTACAAGGTTGCCCGCGCGAATGGCGTAAGCTTCCTGAACGTTGTCGATAACGCGGGTCGTTATGTGGATGCAGTCACGGATCTTGCGGGACGCTTCGTTAAAGAGTGCGACGTCGATATCGTGAAAATGCTCAGCGAGCGCGGATTGCTCTTCTCCAAAGAGCGTTATGAGCACAGCTATCCATTCTGCTGGCGTTGTAAGACGCCTCTGATCTACTATGCAACTGACAGCTGGTTCATCGAGACAACTGCCGTGAAGGATCAATTGATCGCGAACAACAGCAGCGTGGATTGGTATCCAGGTCATCTCCGTGAAGGCCGCTTCGGCAAATTCCTGGAGGATCTCGTTGACTGGAACATCAGCCGTAACCGTTACTGGGGTACGCCGCTGAACGTATGGATCTGTGATAGCTGCGGCGGACAACATTCACCAGGCAGCAGAGCGGATCTCGTGAAGCGTTCGGTGTCGCCGATCTCGGAAGATATCGAGCTGCATAAACCTTATGTGGACGAAGTGAAGCTGCACTGCCCACATTGCGAGGGCGGAGTGATGACAAGAACCTCCGAAGTTATCGACGTTTGGTTCGACAGCGGTTCGATGCCATTCGCGCAGTATCACCATCCGTTCGAGAATGAGCAAACATTCAGCGAACAGTATCCGGCAGACATGATCTGCGAAGGAATCGACCAAACACGCGGCTGGTTCTTCAGCTTGCTCGCCGTATCGACGCTCTATAACGGCAAAGCGCCATATAAAGCGGTCATCTCGACAGGCCATATTCTGGATGAGAACGGCCAGAAGATGTCGAAGTCGAAGGGCAACGTTATCGATCCGTGGGAAATCATCGACGAGTATGGTACGGACGCGTTCCGCTGGGCGCTGCTTGCGGACAGTGCGCCGTGGAACAGTAAGCGGTTCTCTCGCGGCATCGTAGGTGAAGCGAAGTCGAAGGTGATCGACACGATCGTGAACACGCATGCGTTCTTCGCGCTCTATGCTTCGATCGACGGTTATGATCCGGCATCGCAGCCGGTTCGCGTTTCTGACAATCAACTTGACCGCTGGATTGTATCGCGCCTGAACAGCCTAATCGTTCAAGTGAATAAGAGCTTGGCGAGCTACGACTTCTTGAATGCGGCAAAAGGCATTGAAGTGTTCGTAGACGAAATGAGCAACTGGTACATCCGCCGTTCGCGTGACCGGTTCTGGGGCAGCGGCTTGACGGATGATAAGCTGGACGCATACGGCACGCTTCGTTCTGTACTGTTGACACTTTCCCGTTTAATTGCGCCGTATGCACCGCTCCTTGCTGAGGATGTATATACGAACCTTGGCGACGGCAGCAGCGTTCATCTGGCTGACTATCCGAAGGCAGATGAAGCGGCAATCGACGAGAAGCTTGAGCGTGATATGGAAACAGCAAGACAGATCGTTGAGCTGGCACGCAACGTCCGTAACGAAACAGGCATCAAGACGCGTCAGCCGCTCTCCGAGCTGATCGTTGCGCTTGATAACGAGTTTGATCTTGCGCCATACGAAGATGTCATCAAGGATGAAATCAACGTCAAGGCGATCACTATCGCAAGCGGCGACAGCGGCTTCGTTGACTTCACATTTAAGCTGAACTTGAAAGTGGCGGGCAAGAAGTATGGCAAGCATGTCGGACCAATCCAAGGCTACTTGAAATCGCTGACTGCCGAGCAAACGAGCGAGATCGTTAAAGCTGGCGTATTGAGCTTCACTTCTGCGGAAGGCGAGAGCTTCGATATTACGCTTGATGAGCTGCTCGTGGAGAAACAAGCGAAGTCCGGGTTTGCATCGGCTTCCGGCTATCAGCTGACGGTAGCGGTCAACACGGATATTACACCTGAGCTGGAACAGGAAGGCCTTGTACGCGAAGTGATTCGCGCTGTGCAAGACACGCGTAAGAAGCTCGATCTGCCAATCGAGATGCGCGTTCACCTTGTGCTTGATGCAGATGCAGAGCTGCAAGCGGCGCTTACGGCGTTCGAAGCCGTTCTTTTCGAGAACGTACTGCTGAAGAGTGTCGAGTATGCGAAAGCAGAAGACATGGAACGCGTATCGCTTGGGGATCGCGAGATTGGAATTTCCGTTGTAAGGGTATAGTAATCTCATAGCAGCAAACAACACGAACGCCCATGCATTCTGCTTGCGGTGAGCGGCATTTGCCGCTCGCGCGCAAGGAAGTGCATGGGCTTTGTTTGTGATGCACCCTGGGGAGGGATATCTATGACGGAAGTCAATGATGAACAGGATCTGAAGAGGGTTCGGCATTCGCTCGACGCGCTTGAGAAGCGTCTGCAGAAAGTCGTCATCGAGATGGAGCGGTCGCAAATTGCCGATTATGTTACGCTTCTGAATCGGCCGTTCTCGCTCATGTGGCGCAACCTGCTTGGCGGCACGTCGCGCGGTATCGGCATCGCGATCGGATTTACTTTCTTTGCAGCGACGATTCTGTACGTGCTTCAGCTGCTCGGTGCGCTTAATTTGCCTATAATAGGTGACTATATTGCCGATATTGTCCGCATCGTTCAGCATCAGCTTGAAGGCAAAACTTACTGACGGTCAATACACCAATAATCGAATTATAGGGCGATCTAAGTGCTGCTACTCCAGCGTGTGGTCGCCTTCTTCATGCTCCATGTAGCTGTAATATTCTTTATTGCGCACTACGCTGACATGCTTGCCCGTAATGTCGGTGGCCAGGAAGCTTTCGAGCGATTCAACATAGCCATCGGCTTCATCGGCTTCAATGCCGACTTCATCGTAGCGCTGTACATTCGCGTTCTCTGACATGGCCGGCGAATCGGAGTTGCCGTACGATTCAACGATTTGCCAAGCATCTTCGCCATCGAAGCCATTGTAGCCGTCCTCGTGGTCATCCATGCTGGTTCTTCCAAATGGGGGAGACAGATATTGTTCCTCCACAGGCCGATGGTCCGATACGTCCTGACGAGGCGAATGCGCCGTGCAATAGAGAGTATCCGGCAGCGCCTGCAGACGCGCGTGCGAGATCTGCACGCCGCAAGTGCTGCATTTGCCGTACGAGCCGTTTTCCATGGCCTCCAGTGCTGCGTTGATGCGATTCAAGTGAAGCTCTTCCTGTTCATGCAGCGCAATATCCTTGCCGCGCTCATAGGTTTCTGTTGCCGCATCGGCAGGATGATTGTCGTAGGAGGACAAATCGCCGGAGGCATCTTTGTATGAATTGGCTAAGCCATAATGATCGCTGCTGGCTAACCGCTGTTCAATTGCAGCCTTCTCAACGACAAGGCTGCTCCGCAAGTTGCTGAGCTGGTTATTCGTAAGTTTCGTCATCAGTGCAAGCCCTCTTTTCGTCTTCGCTTGGTGGTGATTTGCATTTCGCTGCTTCGTGACGATAGTTTCTGCACTGAGCGCCAATTTTAGAGACGGGCATTGATGGATACACTGGCAGTAGGGCGGCATGCGCGCCTCTAGTCTGCGATAGCCTTCGTATGCTACAATGTTTGGGACAAGGGGGCATATGCTGTGAAATACTACTATTATTGGCTCGCGGTATTCGTATTTGTAGTGGACTATTTGAGCAAAAAATGGATCGAGC
This window harbors:
- a CDS encoding YggS family pyridoxal phosphate-dependent enzyme — protein: MTLLQRMDYVEQRLAEACARSGRERSEIELIAVTKYVGVQQTQQVLGAGIVHLGENRWQDASEKWNAITGTNWDGSSDHSPAGQAVWHFIGSLQTNKVKDVVGKFTYIHSLDRLSLAQAIERRAEQLGIVVPCFIQVNVSGEDSKHGLQPEELGNFAKELGAYPHIKPVGLMTMAPLDSDGEQSRPVFRGLRQLRDELNQSAVLSKPITGLSMGMSSDFEVAVEEGATWLRLGTVLVGKS
- a CDS encoding TraR/DksA C4-type zinc finger protein, which encodes MTKLTNNQLSNLRSSLVVEKAAIEQRLASSDHYGLANSYKDASGDLSSYDNHPADAATETYERGKDIALHEQEELHLNRINAALEAMENGSYGKCSTCGVQISHARLQALPDTLYCTAHSPRQDVSDHRPVEEQYLSPPFGRTSMDDHEDGYNGFDGEDAWQIVESYGNSDSPAMSENANVQRYDEVGIEADEADGYVESLESFLATDITGKHVSVVRNKEYYSYMEHEEGDHTLE
- the ileS gene encoding isoleucine--tRNA ligase; this translates as MQRVDVKEKARSRDMRVLSKWKEEDTFKQSIVNREGKPNFVFYEGPPTANGAPHIGHMLGRVIKDFIGRYKTMDGYRVVRKAGWDTHGLPVELGVEKQLGISGKQEIENYGVEAFINKCKNSVFEYERQWRELTEAIGYWTNMDDPYITLNNNYIESVWQILSTIHGKGLLYRGHRVSPYCPCCQTTLSSHEVAQGYEDVKDLSATVKFKLVDSNESVLAWTTTPWTLPANVALAVNPNLEYVRVAQGGEVFIVAKALAESVFKGEYEVGEELKGEELLGLKYSPPFKYVEVENGHFIIGGDFVSDTSGTGIVHIAPAHGDDDYKVARANGVSFLNVVDNAGRYVDAVTDLAGRFVKECDVDIVKMLSERGLLFSKERYEHSYPFCWRCKTPLIYYATDSWFIETTAVKDQLIANNSSVDWYPGHLREGRFGKFLEDLVDWNISRNRYWGTPLNVWICDSCGGQHSPGSRADLVKRSVSPISEDIELHKPYVDEVKLHCPHCEGGVMTRTSEVIDVWFDSGSMPFAQYHHPFENEQTFSEQYPADMICEGIDQTRGWFFSLLAVSTLYNGKAPYKAVISTGHILDENGQKMSKSKGNVIDPWEIIDEYGTDAFRWALLADSAPWNSKRFSRGIVGEAKSKVIDTIVNTHAFFALYASIDGYDPASQPVRVSDNQLDRWIVSRLNSLIVQVNKSLASYDFLNAAKGIEVFVDEMSNWYIRRSRDRFWGSGLTDDKLDAYGTLRSVLLTLSRLIAPYAPLLAEDVYTNLGDGSSVHLADYPKADEAAIDEKLERDMETARQIVELARNVRNETGIKTRQPLSELIVALDNEFDLAPYEDVIKDEINVKAITIASGDSGFVDFTFKLNLKVAGKKYGKHVGPIQGYLKSLTAEQTSEIVKAGVLSFTSAEGESFDITLDELLVEKQAKSGFASASGYQLTVAVNTDITPELEQEGLVREVIRAVQDTRKKLDLPIEMRVHLVLDADAELQAALTAFEAVLFENVLLKSVEYAKAEDMERVSLGDREIGISVVRV
- a CDS encoding DUF5665 domain-containing protein; the protein is MTEVNDEQDLKRVRHSLDALEKRLQKVVIEMERSQIADYVTLLNRPFSLMWRNLLGGTSRGIGIAIGFTFFAATILYVLQLLGALNLPIIGDYIADIVRIVQHQLEGKTY
- a CDS encoding DivIVA domain-containing protein, which translates into the protein MPLTPLDIHNKEFGRRLRGYDEDEVNEFLDQVIKDYEALIRENKEIQNQALALQEKLNHFANIEETLSKTIIVAQEAADEVRGNAKKEAQLIVKEAEKNADRIINESLSKSRKVALEVEELKKQASIYRARFRTLVEAQLELLSHDSWDSLEGPPSTISAESSRGF
- a CDS encoding cell division protein SepF, whose translation is MMNKFMNFLGLQDEEEVVERERVDNQEEQEVETSPFEARKQTAKGNNIVSIHSQKNVRVILNEPRSYEEAQEIADHLRSHRSVVVNLQRVRSDQAVRIVDFLSGTIYALNGGISKVGANIFLCTPDTVEIQGAISEMLVDEQDYKKMR
- the pgeF gene encoding peptidoglycan editing factor PgeF, whose amino-acid sequence is MTKEPFVQSSNAQNEHTAKLPSLFLLSDWTNAYEGVTAGFTGRSGGVSEAPWQSLNCGLHVGDADEHVIRNRELIAEELGWTFDAWTCAEQVHGNHVHVVRAEDRGKGKDSRADALQDTDALITNEKNVLLTSFYADCVPLYFYDPVQQVVALAHAGWKGTVLEIALKTVEAMAANFGCEPRAIRGAIGPSIGICCYEVNDVVLDRVKPIIQELQLDEAELVQPTTIGKARINLKELNRQIMIKAGILPSHIECSEWCTGCSTDVFYSHRMEGGATGRMASWIGMREGDFEA
- a CDS encoding YggT family protein gives rise to the protein MDIAGLILTLSQIYTYMIIAYVLLSWLPSLRESFIGELLSKLVEPYLAPFRRFIPSIGGVIDISPIVALFALRFVALGLISVIEMIV
- a CDS encoding YlmH family RNA-binding protein, whose protein sequence is MKNEIYVHFHPDERAFVDRAEEWVERAANLHEMKKTDFLDPRQAEIVTMLVNRNQGVQLKLFGGYEGAERRRAIIAPDYRYLDDEPEGIALIEVSGDTKGHLELDHGDYLGALLGLGIKRDRVGDLHIHEEKCHCLVMEEIADYINIHLRQVHRVHVLTEILPLAQLQPAVSAMEEMNLSVASLRLDGIASDVHRISRTKIVDPIRAGRCRVNWRVEEDPSTPLAEGDVVSMQGLGRFKVLVVEGLTKKGRVRVKIGKFI